From Candidatus Woesearchaeota archaeon, one genomic window encodes:
- a CDS encoding glycosyltransferase family 39 protein produces the protein MNRNFLKIMLLLAFIFNLSLFLNIHLNQMPKYDDIYYYKLVDGIDKLGLPLVYRGEETGYQYGGGIIGDYINGLAHPPLGAYILYLFYLFLGKSIFSLRFVGYLNVLITILVLTIISKQIYSAKKNKYLFYLIPILYLTSHLVVQKSTYQSMDTLFYPALLGIFIFLILKYEDYKFNFLIFGLMLGILLLIKYTTVPILILSLFLYYVLRTKYFQAFHVTFWTSIMGVGLFLIAMWLFSQYSIDTFAETLNYTFARIATPLSFKIIVKHILTALAYDSFWVSPYIMVLFASSFLYRLIAYFKTRTAEKIDLIFIFVILGWLAYSIKAPDIYYKFPLFGLILLLIFYPFGFKFKFKKNHLAVYLLSSVLFFSLPDPFLMLPKLLPYNIDSIYYLILLSLYFSPLMFILSIKRKYRFSALLVISVIFFVSINLSQSIVDYSTVNLYGERGYDELIDYMKNIYKKDALIVVRDDAGFLIGGKYYRDDDFFVNNYCRVNNSLVYRLPSSCGSIIGPYNTNHLGKLENVSYFIYSSFLNEHMGGLNPEVKDYLDEKFILKKEFGHFKIYVRDVIN, from the coding sequence ATGAACCGGAATTTTTTAAAGATAATGCTGTTATTGGCTTTTATATTTAATCTGAGTTTATTTTTAAATATACATCTTAATCAAATGCCTAAATATGATGACATTTATTATTATAAATTAGTTGACGGGATTGATAAATTAGGGCTTCCCTTAGTATATCGTGGAGAAGAAACAGGATACCAATATGGCGGAGGGATCATTGGTGATTATATTAATGGTTTAGCGCATCCCCCGCTTGGTGCATATATTTTATATTTATTTTATCTATTTTTAGGAAAATCTATTTTTTCTTTAAGATTTGTCGGATATCTAAATGTGTTAATAACAATCCTTGTTTTAACGATTATCTCGAAACAAATTTATTCTGCTAAAAAAAATAAATATCTTTTTTATCTAATTCCAATTTTATATTTAACATCCCACCTTGTCGTTCAAAAGTCTACTTATCAATCCATGGATACTTTATTTTATCCGGCACTTTTGGGAATTTTTATTTTTTTAATTTTAAAATATGAAGATTATAAATTTAATTTTTTAATTTTTGGCTTAATGTTAGGAATTTTGCTGTTAATTAAATACACAACAGTGCCGATATTGATCCTTTCTTTGTTTTTATATTATGTCCTAAGAACAAAATATTTCCAAGCATTTCATGTAACTTTTTGGACCAGTATTATGGGTGTTGGACTTTTCTTAATTGCGATGTGGCTTTTTTCGCAATATTCTATTGACACTTTTGCTGAAACTTTAAATTATACTTTTGCGAGGATAGCAACCCCATTGTCATTCAAAATAATTGTTAAACACATCTTAACCGCATTAGCATATGATTCTTTTTGGGTGTCTCCATATATTATGGTTTTGTTTGCATCTTCTTTTTTATATCGCTTGATTGCTTATTTTAAAACAAGAACTGCTGAAAAAATTGATTTAATTTTTATTTTTGTGATTTTAGGTTGGTTAGCTTATTCGATTAAAGCGCCAGATATTTACTATAAATTTCCATTATTTGGTTTAATACTTTTGTTAATTTTTTATCCATTTGGTTTTAAATTCAAATTTAAAAAGAATCATTTGGCAGTTTATTTATTATCAAGCGTTTTATTTTTTAGTTTACCTGACCCTTTTTTGATGCTCCCCAAGCTTTTGCCTTATAATATTGATTCAATTTATTACTTAATCTTGCTTTCACTATATTTTTCCCCCCTCATGTTTATATTATCGATTAAACGAAAATATCGCTTTAGCGCATTATTGGTTATTTCGGTTATTTTTTTTGTATCTATTAATCTCTCACAGTCTATTGTTGATTATTCAACTGTCAATCTTTATGGTGAACGGGGATATGATGAACTGATTGATTACATGAAAAATATTTATAAAAAAGATGCGCTTATTGTAGTGAGAGATGATGCCGGATTTTTGATTGGCGGAAAATATTATAGAGATGATGATTTTTTTGTAAATAATTATTGCAGGGTTAATAATTCATTAGTTTATAGATTGCCCAGTTCATGCGGATCAATCATTGGGCCATATAACACGAATCATTTGGGCAAATTAGAAAATGTTTCTTATTTTATTTACTCTTCTTTTTTAAATGAACATATGGGTGGATTAAATCCAGAAGTAAAAGATTATTTGGATGAAAAATTTATTTTAAAGAAAGAATTTGGACATTTTAAAATATATGTTAGAGATGTAATTAACTAA
- a CDS encoding glycosyltransferase family 2 protein has translation MKLSIIIPAYNEEKRILGTLKEIDYYFTKYPFNYEVLIVDDGSTDNTNIIVDNYILNKFNFRLFQNSENSGKGYSIRKGVRESTGDLILFTDADLHTSLFEMNKFLPYLKDFDVIIASRSLSGSLVGEVLYRRFIGEVFSWIVQLLIIKGIPDTQCGFKLFTKKAAKTIFQRQLINGWAFDVEILFLARKLGFRIKDIPVTSNNPPGSKVNPITAGISMFRDLLKIRFYSIMGYYR, from the coding sequence ATGAAATTATCGATAATAATTCCGGCATATAATGAAGAAAAAAGAATTTTAGGAACATTAAAAGAGATTGATTATTATTTTACAAAGTATCCTTTTAATTATGAAGTTTTAATAGTAGATGATGGGAGTACTGATAATACAAATATAATTGTAGATAATTATATTCTTAATAAATTCAATTTTAGGTTATTTCAAAATTCTGAAAATAGCGGAAAAGGTTATTCAATAAGAAAAGGAGTCCGTGAATCGACTGGCGATTTAATACTTTTTACAGATGCAGATTTACATACATCATTATTCGAAATGAATAAATTCCTGCCATATTTAAAAGATTTTGATGTCATTATTGCGTCACGTTCACTTTCTGGTTCATTAGTAGGGGAAGTTTTATATAGACGTTTTATTGGCGAAGTATTTAGTTGGATAGTTCAATTGCTAATTATTAAAGGCATACCAGATACGCAATGCGGATTTAAGCTTTTTACAAAAAAAGCCGCAAAAACCATATTTCAGAGACAGTTAATAAACGGATGGGCTTTTGATGTTGAAATTTTATTTTTAGCAAGAAAATTAGGGTTTAGAATAAAAGATATTCCGGTAACATCAAACAATCCTCCCGGGTCAAAAGTCAACCCAATAACTGCAGGCATATCAATGTTCCGTGATTTGTTAAAAATAAGATTTTATTCAATTATGGGTTATTATAGGTGA